A single Flavobacterium sp. 1 DNA region contains:
- the rpsS gene encoding 30S ribosomal protein S19: MARSLKKGPFVHYKLEKKVEENIAGGNKGVVKTWSRASMITPDFVGQTIAVHNGRQFVPVYVTENMVGHKLGEFSPTRSFRGHAGAKNKGKK; encoded by the coding sequence ATGGCACGTTCATTAAAAAAAGGACCTTTCGTTCATTATAAGTTAGAAAAGAAAGTTGAAGAAAACATTGCCGGTGGTAATAAAGGAGTGGTTAAGACTTGGTCTAGAGCTTCTATGATTACTCCAGACTTTGTTGGACAAACTATCGCAGTTCATAACGGTCGTCAATTTGTACCAGTTTACGTTACAGAAAACATGGTAGGTCACAAATTAGGAGAATTTTCACCAACTAGATCTTTTAGAGGTCATGCTGGAGCAAAAAATAAAGGTAAAAAATAA
- the rplC gene encoding 50S ribosomal protein L3 — MSGLIGRKIGMTSIFDENGKNIPCTVIEAGPCVVTQVRTKGVDGYEALQLGFDDKNEKHSTKAAVGHFKKAGTVAKKKVVEFQDFATEQKLGDLIDVSIFAEGEFVDVQGVSKGKGFQGVVKRHGFGGVGQATHGQHNRLRAPGSVGASSYPSRVFKGMRMAGRMGGDNVKVQNLRVLKVVSEKNLLVVKGCIPGCKNSYVIIQK; from the coding sequence ATGTCTGGGTTAATTGGTAGAAAAATCGGCATGACTAGTATTTTCGACGAAAACGGGAAGAATATTCCTTGTACAGTAATCGAAGCTGGACCATGCGTTGTTACCCAAGTCAGAACCAAAGGTGTTGACGGGTACGAAGCGTTGCAACTTGGTTTCGATGACAAAAACGAGAAACATTCCACAAAAGCGGCTGTAGGTCACTTTAAGAAAGCTGGAACTGTTGCTAAGAAAAAAGTCGTTGAATTTCAAGATTTTGCAACTGAACAAAAATTAGGAGATCTTATTGATGTTTCTATTTTTGCTGAAGGAGAATTTGTAGATGTACAAGGTGTATCTAAAGGTAAAGGTTTTCAAGGGGTTGTTAAACGTCACGGATTTGGTGGTGTTGGACAAGCAACTCACGGTCAACACAACCGTTTAAGAGCGCCAGGTTCTGTAGGAGCTTCTTCTTATCCATCTAGAGTATTCAAAGGAATGCGTATGGCTGGAAGAATGGGAGGAGATAATGTAAAAGTTCAAAACCTTAGAGTTTTAAAAGTAGTTTCTGAAAAGAACTTACTTGTTGTTAAAGGATGTATTCCTGGTTGCAAAAACTCTTATGTAATCATTCAGAAGTAA
- a CDS encoding SusC/RagA family TonB-linked outer membrane protein produces the protein MKLKFNGFLVLLVVLVAQLTFAQERSVSGIVSDNAGMPLPGVSILVKGTKNGTQSDFDGRYTIKAQPSDVLQFSYLGMKSSEKSASSTSLNVKLTSNATELESVVVTAMGIKRERKALGYATQEIKSGELTKGSNNSLAGALQGKLAGVTITPSSGAPGASSQIVIRGARSFTGNNTPLYVVDGMPIASTADYSTGNSVTGSDSANRAVDIDPNDIESINVLKGQAASAIYGLRASNGVIVITTKSGKGTSKNGKPTINFSSSITADNVSRKIDYQNEYAQGSGNLFNPTSSLTWGPKISELPNSTGYGGNVSNALNGGDITTHAGKYYVPQRATAGLDPWVTPQVYDNFGEFFKTGITVNNTFSLTQSTEKSNYAFTFGSSNQNGFIPATGFDRYNAKGAFSTKLGNDWKTGFVGNYVQTKIEKATGANDSSVAGAFASPRSYDLKGNGYENPTDPYKQIYYRPNGFNNPYWAAAHNKFDEQTDRFYGNSYVEFAPKISTDDIHKISFRYQLGADAYTTDYRDIKEFGNAQTTAGHLEIYGITSRTVNSLFTVNYEYKISDDLNLTALAGNEINDRYEKSYSMTGNDLNFGGWPNLKNTKQTIASDNIAKNRTFGLFGNLNLSYKNFIFLGTTIRKDIVSSMPRDNRSFVYPSVSLGLVLTELEALKGNSILSFAKLRGSWAEVGQAGTYYANFYSVPSYSGGFWQNSPVSYPLGGVNSYTPNNVMYDPNLKPQNTKSYEVGGELRLFKDLISIDYTFSRQDVVDQIFQVPLAGSTGAATLVMNGGKIHTNSHELIVGITPVKTTNFEWNVSANYTQIDNYVDELKEGVPNIFLGGFTTPQVRASIGERFPVIYGTAFKRDDKGNIIVDANGLALSGETKSLGEVAPKFNLGGTTSFRYKKLTLAATFDWKNGGKMYSGTNSLLDTYGLSTKTGNRDELMIQEGVTESGAVNTKGATKQDTYTRYSNIAETAIYDASFVKLRELSLGYTMPQFSKGFDVRLSAFARNILLSSKIPNLDPESSQGNNNIAGGFERLSIPQTTSFGLGMNLTIN, from the coding sequence ATGAAACTAAAGTTCAATGGATTCTTAGTACTTCTTGTAGTACTAGTAGCGCAACTAACTTTTGCGCAAGAAAGATCTGTTTCAGGAATTGTTTCCGACAATGCAGGCATGCCTTTACCAGGTGTAAGCATATTAGTGAAAGGAACGAAGAATGGTACTCAATCAGATTTCGATGGGAGATATACTATCAAAGCACAACCAAGCGATGTATTGCAATTCAGCTATCTTGGTATGAAATCTTCAGAGAAATCAGCAAGCTCAACATCACTGAATGTAAAATTAACTAGTAACGCAACAGAACTAGAAAGTGTAGTTGTAACAGCAATGGGTATCAAGAGAGAGAGAAAAGCGTTAGGATATGCTACACAAGAAATCAAATCTGGAGAATTAACCAAAGGATCCAACAATAGCTTAGCTGGAGCTCTTCAAGGAAAATTGGCAGGGGTAACTATCACACCATCAAGTGGTGCTCCTGGAGCCTCTTCTCAAATTGTAATCCGTGGAGCACGTTCCTTCACTGGAAACAACACACCTTTATATGTAGTTGACGGTATGCCAATAGCATCGACAGCTGATTACAGTACTGGAAACAGTGTAACCGGATCAGACAGTGCTAACAGAGCGGTAGATATTGATCCAAACGATATTGAATCTATAAACGTTCTAAAAGGACAAGCTGCATCAGCAATTTATGGACTTAGAGCCTCAAATGGAGTAATAGTGATTACCACAAAAAGTGGTAAAGGAACCTCTAAAAATGGCAAACCTACAATAAATTTCTCTAGCTCCATTACTGCAGACAATGTGTCTAGAAAGATTGATTATCAAAATGAATATGCACAAGGATCAGGTAATCTATTCAATCCTACAAGTTCACTGACTTGGGGTCCTAAAATTTCAGAATTACCAAATAGCACGGGATATGGCGGCAACGTTTCTAATGCCTTGAATGGCGGGGACATAACGACACACGCAGGTAAATATTATGTACCGCAAAGAGCTACAGCAGGTTTAGACCCATGGGTAACTCCTCAAGTATATGACAATTTTGGTGAGTTTTTTAAAACAGGAATCACGGTTAACAATACTTTTAGCTTAACACAATCAACTGAAAAAAGCAATTACGCATTTACTTTTGGTTCATCAAATCAAAATGGTTTTATACCTGCAACTGGTTTTGATCGTTATAATGCAAAAGGAGCATTTAGCACAAAGTTAGGAAACGATTGGAAGACTGGATTCGTGGGTAACTATGTTCAAACTAAAATTGAAAAGGCTACAGGTGCAAATGATTCATCTGTTGCAGGTGCATTTGCAAGTCCGAGAAGCTATGATTTAAAAGGAAACGGATACGAAAATCCTACAGATCCATATAAACAAATTTATTACAGACCAAATGGATTCAACAACCCTTATTGGGCAGCTGCACACAATAAATTTGACGAACAAACAGATCGTTTTTATGGAAATAGTTATGTTGAATTTGCTCCGAAGATATCAACAGACGATATACATAAAATATCATTCCGTTACCAGCTAGGCGCTGATGCTTATACCACTGATTATAGAGATATAAAAGAATTCGGAAACGCACAAACAACGGCAGGTCATTTAGAAATTTACGGAATCACATCTAGAACTGTAAATTCATTATTTACAGTAAATTATGAATATAAAATTTCAGATGATTTAAATTTAACAGCTCTGGCTGGTAATGAGATCAACGATAGATACGAAAAATCATATAGCATGACAGGAAATGACCTTAACTTTGGTGGTTGGCCTAATTTAAAAAACACTAAACAAACAATTGCCTCAGATAACATTGCTAAAAACCGAACTTTTGGTCTTTTTGGAAACCTAAATCTTTCATACAAAAACTTTATTTTTCTAGGGACTACAATAAGAAAAGATATTGTTTCGTCAATGCCACGAGATAATCGTTCATTTGTTTATCCATCCGTATCATTAGGTTTAGTATTAACTGAATTGGAAGCTTTAAAAGGAAACTCAATACTATCTTTTGCAAAACTAAGAGGATCTTGGGCTGAAGTTGGCCAAGCCGGAACTTACTATGCAAATTTCTACTCAGTGCCTAGCTATAGCGGTGGTTTCTGGCAAAACAGCCCTGTAAGTTATCCACTTGGAGGTGTAAATTCTTATACACCAAACAATGTAATGTATGATCCGAATTTAAAACCACAAAACACAAAATCTTATGAAGTAGGTGGTGAATTACGATTATTTAAGGATCTTATAAGTATAGATTATACATTTTCCAGACAAGATGTAGTTGACCAAATTTTTCAAGTGCCATTAGCCGGCTCTACAGGTGCAGCTACTTTAGTGATGAATGGAGGAAAAATTCATACCAATAGCCATGAATTAATAGTAGGTATTACTCCAGTTAAAACTACCAATTTCGAATGGAATGTTTCTGCAAATTACACACAAATAGACAATTATGTAGATGAATTAAAAGAGGGAGTTCCAAATATTTTCTTAGGAGGATTTACAACACCGCAAGTTAGAGCAAGCATAGGAGAACGTTTCCCTGTTATTTACGGAACAGCTTTTAAAAGAGATGACAAAGGAAACATTATAGTTGATGCTAATGGATTGGCTCTATCTGGAGAAACTAAATCACTTGGAGAAGTAGCTCCAAAATTTAACCTAGGAGGAACAACATCTTTCAGATACAAAAAATTAACTCTTGCTGCCACTTTTGATTGGAAAAATGGAGGAAAAATGTATAGCGGAACAAACTCATTGCTTGATACTTACGGATTAAGTACTAAAACAGGAAACCGCGATGAATTAATGATACAAGAAGGTGTAACTGAATCTGGAGCTGTAAATACAAAAGGAGCTACAAAACAAGATACTTATACTAGGTATTCAAATATTGCTGAAACTGCTATATATGATGCTTCTTTCGTGAAACTAAGAGAATTATCATTGGGATACACTATGCCACAATTTTCAAAAGGATTCGACGTACGACTTTCTGCATTTGCAAGAAACATCTTGCTTTCATCTAAAATACCCAATTTAGATCCAGAATCATCACAAGGAAATAATAATATAGCTGGAGGATTTGAAAGATTATCTATTCCACAAACAACAAGTTTTGGACTTGGAATGAATCTAACAATTAATTAA
- the rplW gene encoding 50S ribosomal protein L23, with amino-acid sequence MSIIIKPIVTEKVTKESEVLNRFGFVVDRKANKVQIKKAVEAAYGVNVLSVNTMNVRPDRTTKYTKSGLISGKTNAIKKAIVQVQEGETIDFYNNI; translated from the coding sequence ATGAGCATCATAATTAAACCTATAGTAACGGAAAAAGTAACCAAAGAAAGTGAAGTTTTAAACCGCTTCGGATTTGTTGTTGACAGAAAAGCAAACAAAGTACAAATTAAGAAAGCTGTTGAGGCTGCTTATGGAGTAAATGTTTTGAGTGTTAATACAATGAATGTGAGACCGGACAGAACTACAAAATACACTAAAAGTGGTTTAATCAGTGGAAAGACTAACGCTATTAAAAAAGCGATTGTTCAAGTACAAGAAGGAGAAACAATTGATTTTTACAACAATATCTAA
- the rplB gene encoding 50S ribosomal protein L2: MSVRKLKPITPGQRFRVVNGYDAITTDKPERSLIAPIKNSGGRNSQGKMTMRYTGGGHKQRYRIIDFKRTKEAIPATVKSIEYDPNRTAFIALLAYADGEKTYIIAQNGLKVGQKVVSGPEAQPEIGNTLPLSRIPLGTVISCIELRPGQGAVIARSAGTFAQLMARDGKYATIKMPSGETRLILLTCSATIGAVSNSDHQLVVSGKAGRTRWLGRRPRTRPVAMNPVDHPMGGGEGRSSGGHPRSRNGIPAKGYRTRSKKNPSNKYIVERRKK, encoded by the coding sequence ATGTCAGTAAGAAAATTAAAACCTATTACCCCAGGTCAGCGATTTAGAGTTGTGAATGGTTATGACGCCATTACAACTGATAAGCCGGAACGCTCTTTGATAGCGCCGATAAAAAACTCTGGAGGTAGAAATAGTCAAGGAAAGATGACCATGCGTTATACGGGTGGTGGTCACAAGCAGAGATATCGTATTATTGATTTCAAACGTACAAAAGAAGCAATTCCAGCTACAGTGAAATCTATTGAATACGATCCAAATCGTACTGCGTTTATCGCTTTATTGGCTTATGCCGATGGTGAGAAAACATACATTATTGCTCAAAACGGATTGAAAGTTGGACAGAAAGTAGTTTCAGGACCAGAAGCTCAACCTGAGATTGGTAATACATTGCCTTTAAGCAGAATTCCTTTAGGAACTGTTATTTCTTGTATCGAATTGAGACCAGGTCAAGGAGCTGTAATTGCTCGTTCTGCTGGAACATTTGCTCAATTAATGGCAAGAGATGGGAAATATGCAACAATTAAAATGCCTTCAGGAGAAACAAGATTAATCTTGTTGACTTGTTCAGCTACAATTGGAGCAGTTTCTAATTCAGACCACCAATTAGTTGTATCTGGTAAAGCAGGTAGAACAAGATGGTTAGGAAGAAGACCTAGAACAAGACCTGTTGCAATGAACCCTGTTGATCACCCAATGGGTGGTGGTGAAGGTCGTTCTTCTGGTGGGCATCCACGCTCTAGAAACGGTATACCTGCTAAAGGTTATAGAACACGTTCTAAGAAAAACCCGAGTAACAAGTACATTGTAGAACGTAGAAAGAAATAA
- the rpsG gene encoding 30S ribosomal protein S7 — protein sequence MRKRAAKKRPLLPDPRFNDQLVTRFVNNLMWDGKKSTAFKVFYDAIDIIETKKQNEEKTSLEIWKDALTNVMPHVEVRSRRVGGATFQIPMQIRPDRKISMAMKWLILYSRRRNEKSMAQRLASECLAAAKEEGAAVKKRMDTHKMAEANKAFSHFRF from the coding sequence ATGAGAAAAAGAGCGGCAAAGAAAAGACCACTTTTACCAGATCCAAGGTTTAACGACCAGTTGGTAACGCGTTTTGTGAACAACTTAATGTGGGATGGTAAGAAATCAACAGCTTTTAAAGTTTTTTATGATGCAATTGATATCATTGAAACTAAAAAGCAAAATGAGGAAAAAACTTCATTAGAAATTTGGAAAGATGCTTTAACAAACGTTATGCCTCACGTAGAAGTACGTAGCCGTAGAGTAGGTGGAGCTACATTTCAAATTCCGATGCAAATCAGACCAGACAGAAAAATTTCTATGGCTATGAAATGGTTAATTCTTTATTCAAGAAGAAGAAACGAAAAATCAATGGCTCAGAGATTAGCTTCAGAATGTTTAGCTGCGGCTAAAGAAGAAGGAGCTGCTGTTAAGAAAAGAATGGATACTCACAAGATGGCAGAAGCTAATAAAGCATTCTCTCACTTTAGATTTTAA
- the fusA gene encoding elongation factor G yields the protein MARELKYTRNIGIAAHIDAGKTTTTERILFYTGKSHKIGEVHDGAATMDWMAQEQERGITITSAATTCEWNFPTTQGKILPETLPYHFNIIDTPGHVDFTVEVNRSLRVLDGLVFLFSAVDGVEPQSETNWRLADQYRVPRIGFVNKMDRQGSNFLMVCQQVRDMLKSNAVAITLPIGEENDFKGVVDLVRNQAIVWDDAGMGATYEVVPIPEDMLEEVKEYRSILIEAVADYDENLLEKFMEDESSITEEEINIALRAAVMDMAIIPMIAGSSFKNKGVQFMLDAVCKYLPSPMDKEGIEGIHPDDAELLEEDQTKILRKPDVKEPFAALAFKIATDPFVGRLAFFRAYSGRLDAGSYVLNTRSGNKERISRIYQMHANKQNPIEYIEAGDIGAAVGFKDIKTGDTLCDEKHPIILESMKFPAPVIGIAIEPKTKADVDKMGMALAKLAEEDPTFTVRTDEASGQTIISGMGELHLDILVDRMKREFKVEVNQGEPQVEYKEAFTKKAQHRETYKKQSGGRGKFGDIVFILEPADEVDGKAPVGLQFVNSVKGGNVPKEYIPSVEKGFREAMKTGPLAGYQVDSLKVTLLDGSFHPVDSDALSFELAARMGYREVAKAAGAIILEPIMKMEVITPEENMGDIVGDINRRRGQVNDMGDRNGAKTIKADVPLSEMFGYVTTLRTLSSGRATSTMEFSHYAETPSNISEAVIKKAKGNA from the coding sequence ATGGCTAGAGAACTTAAATATACAAGAAACATAGGAATTGCTGCTCACATTGATGCTGGTAAAACAACAACAACAGAGCGCATATTATTCTATACTGGAAAATCACATAAAATTGGTGAAGTACACGATGGTGCTGCAACAATGGACTGGATGGCACAAGAGCAAGAAAGAGGTATTACAATTACTTCTGCCGCTACAACTTGTGAATGGAATTTTCCAACTACTCAAGGTAAAATTTTACCTGAAACATTACCTTATCACTTTAATATTATTGATACCCCGGGACACGTTGACTTTACAGTTGAAGTAAACCGTTCTTTGCGTGTACTTGATGGTTTGGTTTTCTTATTTAGTGCTGTTGATGGTGTTGAGCCTCAATCGGAAACTAACTGGAGATTAGCAGATCAATACAGAGTACCGCGTATTGGATTTGTTAATAAAATGGATAGACAAGGATCTAACTTTTTGATGGTTTGTCAACAAGTGAGAGATATGTTGAAATCAAATGCTGTTGCAATCACTTTGCCGATTGGTGAAGAAAATGATTTCAAAGGTGTTGTGGATTTAGTAAGAAACCAAGCTATTGTTTGGGATGATGCTGGTATGGGAGCTACTTATGAAGTTGTGCCTATTCCGGAAGATATGCTTGAAGAAGTGAAAGAATACAGATCGATTCTTATTGAGGCAGTTGCTGATTATGATGAGAATTTGCTTGAGAAATTCATGGAAGACGAAAGCTCTATTACAGAGGAAGAAATCAACATAGCATTAAGAGCTGCTGTAATGGATATGGCTATTATTCCTATGATTGCCGGTTCTTCTTTCAAAAATAAAGGAGTTCAATTCATGTTAGATGCAGTATGTAAATATTTGCCATCTCCAATGGATAAAGAAGGTATCGAAGGGATTCATCCTGATGATGCTGAATTATTAGAAGAAGATCAAACTAAAATATTGCGTAAGCCAGATGTTAAAGAGCCATTCGCTGCTTTAGCTTTTAAAATTGCAACTGACCCATTCGTAGGTCGTTTGGCTTTCTTCCGTGCTTATTCAGGACGTTTAGATGCAGGTTCTTATGTTTTGAACACTCGTTCAGGAAACAAAGAAAGAATTTCTCGTATCTATCAAATGCATGCTAACAAACAAAATCCAATCGAATATATTGAGGCTGGAGATATTGGAGCTGCTGTTGGATTTAAAGATATCAAAACTGGAGATACATTGTGTGATGAAAAACACCCAATCATTCTTGAGTCAATGAAATTTCCTGCACCTGTAATTGGTATTGCTATTGAGCCTAAAACTAAAGCTGACGTTGATAAGATGGGTATGGCTTTGGCTAAATTAGCTGAAGAGGATCCAACTTTTACAGTTAGAACAGATGAGGCTTCGGGACAAACTATTATCTCTGGTATGGGTGAGCTTCACTTAGATATCTTGGTTGATAGAATGAAACGTGAATTCAAAGTTGAAGTGAATCAAGGTGAGCCTCAAGTTGAATACAAAGAGGCATTTACTAAAAAAGCACAACACAGAGAAACTTACAAAAAACAATCAGGTGGTCGTGGTAAATTCGGTGATATCGTATTTATTCTTGAGCCAGCAGATGAAGTTGACGGTAAAGCTCCAGTTGGATTGCAGTTTGTTAACTCTGTAAAAGGGGGTAACGTACCAAAAGAATATATTCCTTCTGTAGAAAAAGGTTTCCGTGAAGCTATGAAAACTGGTCCTTTAGCAGGATATCAAGTAGATAGTTTGAAGGTTACTTTATTGGACGGATCTTTCCACCCTGTGGATTCTGATGCGCTTTCTTTTGAGTTAGCGGCAAGAATGGGTTATAGAGAAGTGGCTAAAGCTGCTGGAGCTATAATTCTTGAGCCAATCATGAAAATGGAGGTTATTACACCAGAAGAAAACATGGGAGATATCGTAGGTGATATTAACCGTCGTAGAGGTCAAGTAAATGACATGGGAGATAGAAATGGTGCTAAAACTATTAAAGCTGATGTGCCATTATCTGAAATGTTTGGATATGTAACAACTTTAAGAACTTTGTCTTCAGGTCGCGCAACATCTACAATGGAATTTTCGCACTATGCAGAAACGCCTTCTAATATTTCGGAAGCAGTAATCAAAAAAGCAAAAGGAAACGCTTAA
- the rplV gene encoding 50S ribosomal protein L22 — MGVRKRETADARKEANKSIAFAKLNNCPTSPRKMRLVADLVRGQKVERALNILRFSSKEASRKLEKLLLSAINNWEQKNSEGNLEEAGLFVKEIRVDGGMMLKRLRPAPQGRAHRIRKRSNHVTIVLGAINNTQSNS; from the coding sequence ATGGGAGTTCGTAAAAGAGAAACAGCAGATGCGAGAAAAGAGGCTAATAAGTCTATAGCTTTCGCAAAATTGAATAACTGCCCTACTTCACCTAGAAAAATGCGCTTAGTAGCGGACTTGGTAAGAGGTCAGAAGGTAGAGAGAGCACTTAACATATTAAGATTCAGTTCGAAAGAAGCTTCAAGAAAATTAGAAAAACTATTATTATCTGCAATCAATAACTGGGAGCAAAAAAATAGTGAAGGTAATCTTGAAGAAGCTGGATTATTTGTTAAAGAAATCCGTGTTGATGGTGGAATGATGTTGAAAAGACTTCGTCCAGCGCCACAAGGTAGAGCACACAGAATAAGAAAACGTTCAAATCACGTTACAATCGTGTTAGGAGCTATCAATAACACACAAAGCAATTCTTAA
- the rpsJ gene encoding 30S ribosomal protein S10, with protein sequence MSQKIRIKLKSYDHMLVDKSAEKIVKTVKTTGAVVTGPIPLPTHKKLFTVLRSPHVNKKAREQFEVMSYKRLIDIYSSSSKTIDALMKLELPSGVEVEIKV encoded by the coding sequence ATGAGTCAAAAAATCAGAATAAAACTAAAATCTTACGATCACATGTTGGTGGATAAGTCTGCTGAAAAGATTGTAAAAACAGTAAAAACTACTGGTGCTGTTGTGACTGGTCCTATTCCATTACCAACACACAAAAAACTTTTTACGGTATTGCGTTCTCCGCACGTAAACAAAAAAGCAAGAGAACAATTTGAAGTAATGTCATATAAGAGATTAATTGATATTTATTCATCTTCTTCTAAAACTATTGATGCTTTAATGAAACTTGAATTGCCAAGTGGAGTTGAAGTTGAAATCAAAGTATAA
- the rpsL gene encoding 30S ribosomal protein S12, with product MPTIQQLVRTGRTQITKKSKSVALDSCPQRRGVCTRVYTTTPKKPNSAMRKVARVRLTNGNEVNAYIPGEGHNLQEHSIVLVRGGRVKDLPGVRYHIVRGALDTSGVAGRTQRRSKYGAKRPKEAKK from the coding sequence ATGCCAACAATTCAACAATTAGTAAGAACAGGAAGAACTCAGATAACTAAGAAGAGTAAATCGGTTGCTTTAGATTCTTGTCCTCAAAGAAGAGGGGTTTGTACGCGTGTTTACACTACAACACCAAAAAAACCAAACTCTGCAATGCGTAAAGTAGCGCGTGTACGTTTGACAAATGGTAATGAAGTGAATGCTTACATCCCTGGAGAAGGACACAATTTACAAGAGCACTCGATAGTATTAGTTAGGGGTGGAAGGGTAAAAGATTTGCCAGGAGTTAGATATCACATCGTTCGTGGTGCGCTTGATACGTCAGGAGTAGCAGGAAGAACGCAAAGAAGATCTAAATACGGAGCAAAACGACCAAAAGAAGCGAAAAAGTAA
- the rpsC gene encoding 30S ribosomal protein S3 — MGQKTNPIGNRLGIIRGWDSNWYGGNDYGDKLAEDQKIRKYIHARLSKASVSKVIIERTLKLVTVTITTARPGIIIGKGGQEVDKLKEELKKITDKEVQINIFEIKRPELDAYLVATSICRQIESRISYRRAIKMAIAASMRMNAEGIKVLISGRLNGAEMARSEGFKEGRIPLSTFRADIDYALAEAHTTYGRMGIKVWIMKGEVYGKRDLSPLAGMDKKQPGGGKGGDAPRGKSNFNKGGKPDARKRK; from the coding sequence ATGGGACAAAAGACAAATCCAATTGGAAATAGACTTGGTATCATCAGAGGATGGGACTCAAACTGGTATGGTGGAAATGATTACGGTGATAAATTAGCCGAAGATCAAAAAATCAGAAAGTATATCCACGCTCGTTTATCAAAAGCTAGTGTATCAAAAGTAATCATCGAGAGAACTTTAAAACTTGTAACCGTTACTATCACTACTGCAAGACCTGGTATTATTATTGGGAAAGGCGGACAAGAGGTAGACAAGTTGAAAGAAGAACTTAAGAAAATTACTGACAAAGAGGTTCAAATCAACATCTTTGAAATTAAAAGACCTGAACTTGACGCGTATCTAGTTGCTACAAGCATCTGTCGTCAAATCGAAAGCCGTATTTCTTACAGACGTGCAATCAAAATGGCTATTGCTGCTTCTATGCGTATGAACGCTGAAGGTATCAAAGTTTTGATTTCTGGTCGTTTGAATGGTGCTGAGATGGCTCGTTCAGAAGGTTTCAAAGAAGGTAGAATTCCTCTATCAACTTTCAGAGCTGATATTGATTATGCTTTGGCTGAAGCTCATACTACTTATGGTAGAATGGGAATCAAAGTGTGGATCATGAAAGGTGAAGTTTATGGAAAGAGAGATCTTTCTCCGCTTGCAGGTATGGATAAAAAGCAACCTGGTGGTGGTAAAGGCGGAGATGCTCCTCGTGGCAAATCTAACTTTAATAAAGGTGGAAAACCAGACGCTCGTAAAAGAAAGTAA
- the rplD gene encoding 50S ribosomal protein L4 yields MEAKVLDFNGKDTGRKVQLSDSVFGIEPNNHAVYLDVKQYLANQRQGTHKAKERAEVAGSTRKIKKQKGTGTARAGSAKNPLFKGGGTVFGPRPRSYSFKLNKSLKRLARKSAFSIKAKESNIIVLEDFSFETPNTKNFINVLKALELENKKSLFVLGDTNKNVYLSSRNLKASNVVSSYELSTYAILNANNLVLLESSLEVIEENLSK; encoded by the coding sequence ATGGAAGCAAAAGTATTAGATTTCAACGGAAAAGATACTGGAAGAAAAGTTCAACTTTCTGATTCAGTATTCGGTATAGAGCCAAATAATCACGCAGTATATCTTGATGTTAAGCAATATCTTGCTAATCAACGTCAAGGAACGCACAAGGCTAAAGAGAGAGCTGAAGTAGCGGGAAGTACTCGTAAGATAAAAAAACAAAAAGGAACTGGTACTGCTCGTGCGGGTAGTGCAAAGAATCCATTGTTTAAAGGTGGTGGAACGGTTTTTGGACCAAGACCAAGAAGTTATTCATTCAAATTGAATAAAAGCTTGAAACGTTTGGCTAGAAAATCTGCTTTCTCAATTAAAGCAAAAGAATCGAATATTATCGTTCTTGAAGACTTCAGTTTTGAAACACCAAACACTAAAAATTTCATTAATGTTTTGAAAGCTTTAGAGTTAGAAAATAAAAAATCGCTGTTTGTGTTGGGTGATACCAATAAAAATGTATATTTGTCGTCACGAAATTTAAAAGCGTCTAACGTTGTAAGTAGTTATGAATTAAGTACTTACGCTATTTTAAATGCTAATAATTTAGTGCTTTTAGAGAGTTCTTTGGAAGTAATTGAAGAAAATTTAAGTAAATAA